Proteins encoded together in one Polaribacter reichenbachii window:
- a CDS encoding HD domain-containing protein, whose protein sequence is MNQEKIIQNTIAFVKEELKDAEGGHDWFHIERVFKNTLLISRDEKVDVFVVSLAALLHDIADPKFNNGDEKLGPKKAKDFLIAQKVSKEIGVHVVNIIKYLSFKNSLDKDGKKFTSKELEVVQDADRLDAIGAIGIARCFNYGGFKNRALYNPEVLPNLNMTKEEYKNSNAPTINHFYEKLLLLKDKMNTDAGKKIAESRHQFMETYLKQFYDEWNGNL, encoded by the coding sequence ATGAATCAAGAAAAAATTATTCAGAATACAATTGCTTTTGTAAAAGAAGAATTAAAAGATGCAGAAGGTGGCCACGATTGGTTTCATATAGAACGTGTTTTTAAGAATACATTATTAATATCTAGAGATGAAAAAGTTGATGTTTTTGTAGTTTCTTTAGCAGCCTTATTACATGATATAGCAGATCCTAAGTTTAATAATGGAGATGAAAAGTTAGGCCCTAAAAAAGCTAAAGATTTTTTAATTGCTCAAAAAGTATCTAAAGAAATAGGCGTACATGTTGTAAATATTATTAAATATCTTTCTTTTAAAAATTCTTTGGATAAAGATGGGAAAAAATTTACATCTAAAGAACTAGAGGTTGTGCAAGATGCAGATCGTTTAGACGCAATTGGCGCTATTGGTATTGCGCGTTGTTTTAATTATGGTGGTTTTAAAAACAGAGCTTTGTATAATCCTGAAGTTTTACCTAATTTAAATATGACCAAAGAAGAATATAAAAATTCTAATGCTCCAACTATTAATCACTTTTATGAAAAACTTTTGTTATTAAAAGATAAAATGAATACAGATGCTGGTAAAAAAATTGCAGAAAGCAGACATCAATTTATGGAAACTTATTTAAAACAGTTTTATGATGAATGGAATGGAAATTTATAA
- a CDS encoding TerB family tellurite resistance protein translates to MGSFTKWLGAGLGFTFGGPIGAAIGFAIGSFVDGFEADVFKQEQIDYNRERTTGNSDEYSNTQSGDFEMSLLVLASIVIKSDGKIDQRELNFVRSQFLGMYGKERANTAFKLFKGIVKKDVSARQVCIQIREHMSHASRLQLLHFLFGIAKADEFVSKSEVDEIKKIAGYLYINQNDYESIKAMFYDESGNAYKILEIDKSASNDDVKSAYRKMVKKYHPDKLRDLGPEHLQGAKEKFQSIQDAYQKIKNERDF, encoded by the coding sequence ATGGGAAGTTTTACCAAATGGTTAGGCGCAGGTTTAGGGTTTACATTCGGAGGTCCAATAGGTGCTGCAATAGGTTTTGCCATTGGAAGTTTTGTAGATGGATTTGAGGCAGATGTTTTTAAACAAGAGCAAATAGACTATAATAGAGAGAGAACTACTGGTAATTCAGACGAATATTCGAACACACAATCTGGTGATTTTGAAATGAGTTTGTTGGTTTTAGCCTCAATTGTTATTAAATCTGATGGTAAAATTGACCAACGTGAATTAAACTTTGTTCGTTCACAATTTTTGGGTATGTATGGCAAAGAGCGTGCTAATACTGCTTTTAAATTATTTAAAGGTATTGTAAAAAAAGACGTTTCTGCACGCCAAGTTTGTATTCAGATTAGAGAACATATGTCTCACGCTTCTAGATTACAATTATTACATTTTTTGTTTGGTATTGCAAAAGCAGATGAGTTTGTGTCTAAAAGCGAAGTAGATGAAATTAAAAAAATTGCGGGTTATTTATACATCAATCAAAATGATTATGAGTCAATAAAAGCAATGTTTTATGATGAATCTGGCAATGCATATAAAATTTTAGAAATAGATAAATCTGCTTCTAATGATGATGTAAAATCAGCATATAGAAAAATGGTGAAAAAATACCATCCAGATAAATTGAGAGATTTGGGCCCAGAGCACTTACAGGGCGCAAAAGAAAAATTTCAAAGTATTCAAGATGCTTATCAAAAAATTAAAAATGAAAGAGATTTTTAG
- a CDS encoding MATE family efflux transporter produces the protein MKNDISFKHINKLAIPALIAGIAEPLLSITDTAIIGNINENATESLAAVGIVGAFISMLIWVFGQIRSAISSIVSQYVGANKIDEIKSLPAQAIAIVVGGSFLVLAISYPFAKQIFQFYNASGSVLEYCITYFKIRIFGFPFSLFVFAIFGVFRGLQNTYYPMIIAIIGALLNIVLDYIFVYGVDGYIPAMHIEGAAYASVIAQFTMAIIALFLLIKKTDISLKISFPFHPEIPKLLGMIGNLFIRTIALNTALYFATSYATDYGAAYIAAYTICLNIWLLGAFMVDGYSSAGNILAGKLLGAKDYKKLIILSNKLTKYGLFTGVVIAAVGFLFYNAIGTVFTKETLVLEKFYQVFWIVIITQPINAITFIFDGMFKGMGFMKYLRNVLILSTGLVFIPTLLFFDWLDYKLTAIWIAFTLWILARGIPLIMKFRNQFLPLTNS, from the coding sequence TTGAAAAATGACATTAGTTTTAAGCATATTAATAAATTAGCAATACCTGCTTTAATTGCTGGTATTGCAGAACCTTTGTTATCTATAACAGACACAGCAATTATTGGTAATATAAACGAAAATGCAACAGAAAGTTTGGCTGCAGTTGGTATTGTTGGTGCATTTATTTCTATGTTAATTTGGGTTTTTGGGCAAATAAGAAGTGCAATTTCTTCTATTGTTTCTCAATATGTGGGTGCAAATAAAATAGACGAAATTAAATCTTTACCAGCACAAGCTATTGCAATTGTTGTTGGTGGTAGTTTTTTAGTTTTGGCAATTTCTTATCCGTTTGCAAAACAGATTTTTCAATTTTATAATGCATCTGGTAGTGTTTTAGAATACTGTATTACCTATTTTAAAATTAGGATTTTTGGTTTTCCGTTTTCACTTTTTGTTTTTGCTATTTTTGGAGTTTTCAGAGGTTTGCAAAATACTTATTATCCAATGATAATTGCTATAATTGGAGCTTTATTAAACATTGTTTTAGATTATATTTTTGTTTACGGAGTTGATGGTTATATACCAGCAATGCATATAGAAGGTGCTGCTTATGCAAGTGTAATTGCGCAATTTACAATGGCAATAATTGCTTTATTTCTATTGATAAAAAAAACAGATATCTCACTAAAAATAAGTTTTCCATTTCATCCAGAAATACCAAAATTATTGGGTATGATTGGCAATCTATTTATTAGAACTATTGCTTTAAATACAGCTTTATATTTTGCTACTTCTTATGCTACAGATTACGGAGCAGCTTATATTGCTGCCTATACAATTTGTTTAAATATTTGGTTGTTAGGTGCATTTATGGTTGATGGTTACTCTAGTGCAGGTAATATTTTGGCTGGTAAATTATTAGGTGCAAAAGACTATAAAAAGCTAATAATTTTAAGTAATAAATTAACCAAATATGGTTTATTTACAGGTGTTGTAATTGCAGCTGTTGGCTTTCTTTTTTACAATGCAATTGGCACAGTTTTTACAAAAGAAACTTTGGTTTTAGAAAAATTTTATCAAGTATTTTGGATTGTTATCATCACGCAACCTATAAATGCGATTACTTTTATTTTTGATGGTATGTTTAAAGGTATGGGTTTTATGAAATATTTGCGTAATGTTTTAATTCTATCTACAGGATTAGTTTTTATACCAACTTTATTGTTTTTTGATTGGCTAGATTACAAATTAACTGCCATTTGGATTGCTTTTACACTTTGGATTTTAGCCAGAGGAATTCCATTAATTATGAAGTTTAGAAATCAGTTTTTGCCACTTACTAATTCTTAG
- a CDS encoding BrxA/BrxB family bacilliredoxin, with the protein MYPEELVKPMRNQLIDAGFEALYTAEDVEKAMAKEGTTLVMVNSVCGCAAGTARPGAIASLGAEKTPTNLTTVFAGVEKESTQKAREFMIPFPPSSPAIALFKDGNLVHMLERHHIEGRSAQMIAQNLAAAYDEHC; encoded by the coding sequence ATGTATCCAGAAGAACTAGTAAAACCAATGCGTAATCAGTTAATTGATGCTGGTTTTGAAGCATTATATACTGCAGAAGATGTAGAAAAAGCAATGGCTAAAGAAGGCACAACTTTAGTAATGGTAAATTCAGTATGTGGTTGTGCTGCAGGTACTGCAAGACCAGGAGCAATTGCTTCTTTAGGTGCAGAAAAAACACCTACAAACTTAACCACTGTTTTTGCAGGTGTAGAAAAAGAATCTACACAAAAAGCAAGAGAATTTATGATTCCTTTTCCACCTTCATCTCCAGCAATAGCTTTATTTAAAGATGGTAATTTAGTACACATGTTAGAACGTCATCATATTGAGGGTCGTTCTGCACAAATGATTGCACAGAATTTGGCTGCTGCTTACGATGAGCACTGTTAA
- a CDS encoding AraC family transcriptional regulator: MMQKKPTLEKITPNFGSSLLVKKHVEFLKTNRPFWHFHPEIELVYVNKGKGKRHIGNHISYFNNSQLVLIGSNLPHIGYLDRLTTNGSETLIQFLPEFLGKEFFKIPEMIAIDALFERAKKGIRFNIEIKQRIGAKIERLVDLDGPHRITSFIEILHDLATTDDYTLLNANGFAFESSHQDSNKIEVIYKHINDNFKDHISLDEVSELVSMTVPAFCRYFKKSTGKTFTKLVNEYRVVHATKLLAESNMSIAEISFECGFNNFSHFNKLFKEFTGKSASIYRSELRDLIQ, encoded by the coding sequence ATTATGCAGAAAAAACCGACATTAGAAAAAATAACCCCCAATTTTGGAAGCTCTTTATTGGTAAAGAAGCACGTAGAGTTTTTAAAGACGAATAGGCCATTTTGGCATTTTCATCCAGAAATAGAACTTGTATACGTTAATAAGGGGAAAGGGAAGAGACATATTGGTAATCATATTAGTTATTTTAACAATAGTCAATTGGTATTAATTGGTTCTAATTTACCACATATTGGTTATTTAGATCGTTTAACTACTAATGGTTCAGAAACATTAATTCAGTTTTTACCTGAATTTTTAGGTAAAGAGTTTTTTAAAATACCAGAAATGATTGCTATTGATGCACTTTTTGAACGTGCAAAAAAAGGAATTCGTTTTAATATAGAAATTAAACAAAGAATAGGTGCTAAAATAGAACGTTTGGTAGATTTAGATGGTCCACATAGAATTACATCTTTTATAGAAATTCTTCACGATTTAGCAACTACGGATGATTATACCTTATTAAATGCAAATGGTTTTGCTTTTGAAAGCTCACATCAAGATAGTAATAAGATAGAAGTAATCTACAAACATATTAATGATAATTTTAAAGATCATATAAGTTTAGACGAAGTTTCTGAGTTAGTAAGTATGACTGTGCCTGCTTTTTGTAGATACTTTAAAAAATCTACAGGAAAAACTTTTACAAAATTAGTAAATGAATATAGAGTTGTACACGCAACAAAATTATTAGCCGAAAGTAATATGAGTATTGCAGAGATTAGTTTTGAATGTGGTTTCAACAATTTTTCACACTTTAATAAATTATTTAAAGAATTTACAGGTAAAAGTGCTTCTATATATAGGAGTGAGCTAAGAGATTTAATACAATAA
- a CDS encoding sensor histidine kinase has translation MIVLVILASILILVVTVYQYDEQTKDYNIQRFERKEATTRLTIELELNIKTTYPVKSENLSKIFQERIYEISSINKLNISIFDLHGNLLVSSKTNAFESTEIEPLPYDILNDLAQNSNHRILIPVVKNGMGYQTSYTYINDPKFKRIGILELQFTQDNSEVEHELKEFISRLGLVYLLMLFIAIAMAYFLSSYITRSIKTISDKMQQTRINERNEKIMLNSASSEIEILVEAYNSMIDQLEESAVKLAKSEREQAWREMAKQVAHEIKNPLTPMRLTVQSFERKFNPEDEKIKEKLAEYSQTLIQQIDVMSSIASAFSDFAKMPTQKREKIDVISVVKLALDIFNEDFISYNTESAELFATLDKTQLIRIVTNLVKNALQATEKEENPVIDVKVVSEKNNIKITVSDNGKGIPTEVKDLIFEPKFTTKSSGMGLGLPMIKNIIEAYDGMITFNSKEGVGTVFTVILPKE, from the coding sequence ATGATTGTGTTGGTGATTTTAGCATCAATATTAATCTTAGTAGTTACTGTTTATCAATATGATGAGCAAACTAAAGATTATAATATTCAGCGTTTTGAGCGTAAAGAAGCTACCACTCGATTAACGATAGAGTTAGAGCTTAATATTAAAACAACCTATCCTGTAAAATCAGAAAATTTATCAAAAATCTTTCAAGAACGTATTTACGAAATATCATCAATCAATAAATTAAATATTTCAATTTTCGATTTGCATGGTAATTTACTAGTATCATCAAAAACAAATGCTTTCGAATCTACAGAAATAGAACCTTTACCTTATGATATTTTAAATGATTTGGCTCAAAATTCGAATCATAGAATTTTAATTCCGGTTGTAAAAAATGGTATGGGTTACCAAACTTCATATACGTATATAAACGATCCTAAATTTAAACGAATTGGTATTTTAGAATTGCAGTTTACACAAGACAATTCAGAAGTAGAACACGAGTTAAAAGAATTTATTTCTAGATTAGGTTTAGTGTATTTATTAATGCTGTTTATTGCAATTGCAATGGCATATTTTTTATCGAGTTATATTACAAGATCTATAAAAACAATTTCTGATAAAATGCAGCAAACAAGAATTAACGAGCGTAATGAAAAAATTATGCTAAATTCTGCAAGTTCTGAAATCGAAATTCTGGTTGAAGCCTACAATAGTATGATAGATCAGCTAGAAGAAAGTGCTGTGAAATTGGCGAAAAGCGAACGTGAACAAGCTTGGCGAGAAATGGCAAAACAAGTGGCGCATGAAATTAAAAACCCTTTAACACCAATGCGTTTAACAGTACAAAGTTTTGAACGTAAATTTAATCCTGAAGATGAAAAAATTAAAGAAAAATTGGCAGAATACAGTCAAACTTTAATTCAGCAAATAGATGTTATGAGTTCTATTGCTTCTGCTTTTTCTGATTTTGCAAAAATGCCAACCCAGAAAAGAGAAAAAATAGATGTAATTAGTGTAGTAAAATTAGCGTTAGATATTTTTAATGAAGATTTTATTTCTTACAATACAGAGTCTGCAGAACTATTTGCAACTTTAGATAAAACACAATTGATTAGAATTGTAACCAATCTGGTAAAAAATGCATTACAAGCAACAGAAAAAGAAGAAAATCCTGTAATTGATGTAAAAGTTGTATCAGAAAAAAATAATATAAAAATTACAGTTTCTGATAATGGAAAAGGAATACCTACAGAAGTAAAAGATTTAATTTTTGAACCAAAATTTACCACAAAATCTAGTGGAATGGGCTTAGGTTTACCAATGATAAAAAACATTATAGAAGCTTATGATGGTATGATAACTTTTAACTCAAAAGAAGGTGTAGGTACTGTTTTTACTGTAATTTTACCAAAAGAATAG
- a CDS encoding discoidin domain-containing protein — MGRTFSGGDTLFVASSRTKAIKFQQLVGDAGAPIVVINLNGQVKINNPESWGGITFENCQYIKISGAGHPNFRYGFELGGYNCGLAFSELSSDCEAENIKIAHDGFFGIFAKKDFGGNPPVPYPVFNNLIIHDCFIENVSEGMYIGETKSPGMEFKNLKIYNNIIRNTKRESIQVANAVENVEIYNNTMVNAGLENIDFHTNNLQIGDNSVVNAYNNIILEAPAFGIISFGKGGSTFSNNYIANSQGMFIDNRIFTDTIKPITINTNYFININGNQVVRNMNELNPLSINNNTYDSNIPFYNNDSGNLNNFSLSNNTFSTIYEITFKDTLQNNYSLSDNTPQELKGLGATSGPEFFNILPTPQQIIIDSTMVTDQVIDGSVVSPLFLFDEQQTDVLANQHPTSNSWKPFWYWNQETAPYHIVIDLGKEYHITEVYLHDMHNTYEFTVEYGSENNWTELFVDPCSNFNTWKTHITDVDTRYLRLSMYENVYAAVNEIIVFGYSNTASKTNNKKVSSTIQPLIKEDSIKSDNSNDEYEIEVFDFYGKKVMSKISEISDESSFKIFEGPKFNLLKKGYYIALIKNKTDGSVKTEKFYKR, encoded by the coding sequence ATGGGTAGAACATTTAGTGGTGGAGATACCCTATTTGTTGCATCTTCAAGAACAAAAGCTATTAAGTTTCAACAATTAGTTGGGGATGCTGGAGCGCCTATTGTAGTTATAAATTTAAATGGGCAAGTCAAGATTAATAACCCTGAATCTTGGGGAGGCATTACTTTTGAAAACTGCCAGTATATAAAAATATCTGGTGCTGGTCATCCTAATTTTAGATATGGCTTTGAATTAGGAGGCTATAATTGCGGTTTAGCATTTTCAGAATTGAGTTCAGATTGTGAGGCAGAGAATATAAAAATTGCTCATGATGGCTTTTTCGGGATTTTTGCAAAAAAAGATTTTGGTGGCAATCCACCAGTACCTTACCCAGTCTTTAACAACTTAATTATTCATGATTGCTTTATTGAAAACGTAAGTGAAGGAATGTATATAGGCGAAACGAAATCGCCAGGAATGGAATTTAAAAATTTAAAAATTTACAATAATATTATAAGAAACACAAAAAGAGAATCTATACAGGTTGCCAATGCTGTTGAAAATGTTGAAATTTACAATAACACTATGGTTAATGCTGGGTTAGAAAACATCGACTTTCACACTAATAATTTACAAATAGGTGATAATAGTGTTGTTAATGCCTATAATAACATCATCTTAGAAGCGCCTGCTTTTGGAATTATTTCGTTTGGAAAAGGGGGTTCTACTTTTAGTAATAACTACATTGCCAACTCTCAAGGAATGTTTATTGATAACAGAATATTTACTGACACCATAAAACCTATTACAATTAATACTAATTATTTTATAAATATAAATGGTAATCAAGTAGTTAGAAATATGAATGAACTTAATCCATTAAGTATAAACAATAATACTTACGATTCTAATATTCCTTTTTATAACAATGATTCTGGCAACTTGAATAATTTTAGTCTTAGCAACAATACTTTTTCGACTATTTATGAAATTACATTTAAAGATACATTGCAAAATAACTACAGTTTATCAGATAATACTCCACAAGAATTAAAAGGATTAGGGGCAACTAGTGGACCAGAATTTTTTAACATTTTGCCAACTCCACAGCAAATTATTATAGATAGTACTATGGTTACTGATCAAGTAATTGATGGTAGCGTAGTTTCACCATTATTTCTTTTTGATGAACAACAAACAGACGTATTAGCCAATCAACACCCTACAAGTAATTCTTGGAAACCATTTTGGTATTGGAATCAAGAAACTGCACCTTACCATATAGTTATTGATTTGGGTAAAGAATATCATATCACAGAAGTTTATTTACATGATATGCATAATACCTATGAATTTACTGTTGAATATGGTAGCGAAAATAATTGGACTGAGTTATTTGTTGATCCATGTTCAAACTTTAATACTTGGAAAACACATATTACTGATGTTGATACCAGATACTTAAGACTATCTATGTATGAAAATGTATATGCAGCAGTTAATGAAATTATAGTATTTGGTTACTCTAATACAGCTTCTAAAACCAATAACAAAAAAGTAAGCTCAACAATACAGCCATTAATTAAAGAAGATAGTATAAAGTCAGACAATTCAAATGATGAATACGAAATCGAAGTTTTTGATTTTTATGGAAAAAAAGTAATGTCAAAAATATCAGAAATATCGGATGAAAGCTCTTTTAAAATATTTGAAGGACCTAAATTTAATCTTTTAAAAAAAGGGTACTATATCGCTTTGATTAAAAATAAAACTGATGGAAGTGTTAAAACAGAAAAATTTTATAAGAGATAA
- a CDS encoding enoyl-CoA hydratase-related protein, which yields MKFNNILVEKSAALAQITINRPKKLNALNKETIAELSDAFKILEEDDAVKVIILTGSGEKAFVAGADISEFADFSIEEGQTLAKKGHEILFDLVENLSTPVIAAVNGFALGGGLELAMSCHFRIASTNAKMGLPEVSLGVIPGYGGTQRLPQLVGKGKAMEMIMTAGMISADEAKSVGLVNHVTEQEELLPLAEKLASKIMRNSSVAIATAIKAVNAGFKDGVDGFGIEITGFGDCFGTDDFAEGTTAFLEKRRPDFPGK from the coding sequence ATGAAGTTTAATAACATATTAGTAGAAAAAAGTGCTGCTTTAGCACAAATTACCATTAACAGACCTAAAAAATTAAATGCATTAAATAAAGAAACCATTGCAGAATTAAGTGATGCTTTTAAAATTTTAGAAGAAGACGATGCTGTTAAAGTAATTATTTTAACAGGTTCTGGAGAAAAAGCTTTTGTTGCAGGTGCAGATATTTCTGAATTTGCTGATTTTTCTATTGAAGAAGGGCAAACTTTGGCTAAAAAAGGTCATGAAATACTTTTTGACTTAGTAGAAAATTTATCTACTCCTGTAATTGCAGCCGTAAATGGTTTTGCTTTAGGTGGTGGTTTAGAATTGGCAATGTCTTGCCATTTTAGAATTGCATCTACTAACGCAAAAATGGGATTACCAGAAGTTTCTTTAGGTGTAATACCTGGTTATGGAGGTACACAACGTTTGCCTCAATTGGTAGGTAAAGGTAAAGCTATGGAAATGATTATGACTGCTGGAATGATTTCTGCCGATGAAGCTAAAAGCGTTGGTTTAGTAAATCACGTAACAGAACAGGAAGAGTTATTGCCTTTAGCAGAGAAATTAGCAAGTAAAATTATGCGTAATTCATCTGTAGCTATTGCTACTGCAATAAAAGCTGTAAATGCTGGTTTTAAAGATGGTGTAGATGGTTTTGGTATAGAAATTACTGGTTTTGGAGACTGTTTTGGTACAGATGATTTTGCAGAAGGTACAACTGCATTCTTAGAAAAAAGAAGACCAGATTTTCCTGGTAAGTAA